The following nucleotide sequence is from Pseudomonadota bacterium.
AACACGCCGGTCTTCAGGACATCGTGCACCTCGCGGTGCCAGGGTTGAAAACGGAAGTTTTCGTGGATCACGATGCGGGCCCCGACCGCGTCGGCCTCTGCGAGCAGGGTTTCGGCTTCGGCAATGGACTCACAGAACGGCTTCTGACAGATCACCAGCCGACCGGGTGCGAGCGACTGGCGAACCAGCGCGAGGTGAGCCACCGGTGGCGCGATGATGTCGACGATGTCGAGCCCACTCGCCGCGGGCAATCCCTCGAGGCCGAGGGCGTGTGGGACGCCGTGTGCCTCGCCGACCCGCTCGGCAACCTCGGCCTGTTGATCGCACACGCCGACGAGTTCGACGTCACCGTTGGCTGCCCAGGCCTGCAGGTGAAACTGGCTGAAATAGCCGAGCCCCACCACAGCCACACGCAACGCGCGTGCTCGCGCGCCCACTTCCCTGTCGTTCATTGCACCACCACAAGCCAAGTCTGTTACACCCACCAACACCCAGCCCATTCGCCACTACACTGTCAGGCGAGCGCGCAGTCGGCGCGCGCCGGACGCCCTCATGCCGCTGCACACCCACACCGTCGCAATCGCCCAGGTCCTGTTGGCGTCCGCCATTCTCGCCGTTGGCGACGGAATTTCCAAACACCTGGGCCAGCACTACCCCGTCACCGAGTTCGTCTCGGTGCGGATGTGGACGTTCCTGGTGTTCACGTTGTGGTTCGCCCACCGGCAGATCGGCCTTCGGACCGCCTTGCGTTCACGCGATCTGCCGCGGCAACTCTGCCGGTCGGCGCTGTGGTGTCTCGAGATCGTGGTGTTCGCTTCGGCGCTGACCACGATCACTCTGGCGGAGGCGCACGCCCTGTTCGCACTCTACCCGCTGGTTGTCACGTTGCTCGCGGTGCCGGTGTTGGGCGAGCGCGTCGGCTGGCGCCGCATCGCCAGCGTCATTGTCGGCTTCGGCGGCGCCCTCCTGATCATACGACCGGGTGCGATCACGCTGGCGCCCGGCACGGTGTTGATCCTGTCGGCGATGTTGATGTGGTGCGGTTACCAGCTGCTGACCCGCTTGTTGAGCGACCGAGAACACTTCGAGACCAACCTGCTGTACATGGCACTGGTCGGCAGTGTGCTTGTCCCGCTTGCGCCGGTCGGCGGCCCCTGGATCTGGCCGACACCGGTTGATGCACTCTGGATGTTCGCGCTCAGCGGCACCAGCCTGGTCGGCCACATGTTGTTGGTGGCCGCCCTGACACGCGCGCCAGCCAGCACCCTGCAACCGTTCAATTTCAGCATCATGGTGTTTGCG
It contains:
- a CDS encoding DMT family transporter, which codes for MPLHTHTVAIAQVLLASAILAVGDGISKHLGQHYPVTEFVSVRMWTFLVFTLWFAHRQIGLRTALRSRDLPRQLCRSALWCLEIVVFASALTTITLAEAHALFALYPLVVTLLAVPVLGERVGWRRIASVIVGFGGALLIIRPGAITLAPGTVLILSAMLMWCGYQLLTRLLSDREHFETNLLYMALVGSVLVPLAPVGGPWIWPTPVDALWMFALSGTSLVGHMLLVAALTRAPASTLQPFNFSIMVFAIGVGFVAFGDVPDAYTVCGALTIVGASLYVLARERRARSADRA